From a single Sinorhizobium sp. RAC02 genomic region:
- the putA gene encoding trifunctional transcriptional regulator/proline dehydrogenase/L-glutamate gamma-semialdehyde dehydrogenase, with product MQNPASLPATDETLIPFSHFAPPVRPQSDLRRAITAAYRRPETECLPPLVAAAGVTETQRYDIRATARTLIEALRAKHKGTGVEGLVQEYSLSSQEGVALMCLAEALLRIPDTDTRDALIRDKISEGDWTSHIGGGKSLFVNAATWGLVVTGKLTSTVNDRGLSAALTRLIARAGEPVIRRGVDMAMRMMGEQFVTGETIEEALKRAKPLEARGFRYSYDMLGEAATTGADAERYYRDYEKAIHAIGTASAGRGIYDGPGISIKLSALHPRYSRSQAARVMDELLPKVKALAALAKKYDIGLNIDAEEADRLELSLDLLEGLCFDADLQGWSGLGFVVQAYGKRCPFVLDFIIDLARRSGRRVMVRLVKGAYWDAEIKRAQLDGLADFPVYTRKIHTDVAYVACARKLLAAPDAVFPQFATHNAQSLATIYQLAGPDFAVGKYEFQCLHGMGEPLYDEVVGKDKLDRPCRIYAPVGTHETLLAYLVRRLLENGANSSFVNRISDPKVSVESLIADPVDIVAAMPVVGAPHDQIALPNALFGKSRENSKGLDLSNEETLHGLSAELAGTAARKWHAAPLLADGKAGGETLDVLNPADHRDVVGRITQAKVEDAETIVAAAAGHVAAWSTVSPADRAACLDRAADIMEGRIEPLMGIIMREAGKSAANAIGEVREAVDFLRYYAEQARRTLGPSHLPLGPIVCISPWNFPLAIFTGQVAAALVAGNPVLAKPAEETPIIAHESVKILHEAGVPVGALQFVPGDGRLGAALVGAQKTAGVMFTGSTEVARLIQVQLAERLSAGGKPIPLIAETGGQNGMIVDSSALAEQVVADVIASAFDSAGQRCSALRVLCLQDDVADRTLTMLKGALQQLTLGRTDSLHVDIGPVITAEARDGIASHIERMRGLGNKVEQLPLPAIAEHGTYVAPTIIEIKKLSDLQREVFGPVLHVIRFRRADLDKLIDDINASGYGLTFGLHTRLDETIAHVTSRIKAGNLYVNRNIIGAVVGVQPFGGRGLSGTGPKAGGPLYIGRLVQKAPVPPQQDSVHTDPALRDFITWLDRKGRTAEGETARGFANRSALGLLRELAGPVGERNLYALHPRGRILLVPESETGLLRQVAAALATGNEIAINEVASLKSTLADLPTSVAARLSWTSDWEKAGPFAGALVEGNAEAVLAANRRIAALPGPLVLMQAATTEELATDPEAYCLNWLLEEVSTSINTAAAGGNASLMSIG from the coding sequence ATGCAGAACCCAGCCTCGCTTCCCGCCACCGACGAAACCCTCATCCCCTTTTCGCATTTCGCCCCGCCGGTACGACCGCAGAGCGACCTGCGCCGGGCGATCACGGCCGCCTATCGCCGTCCCGAGACCGAATGCCTGCCGCCGCTGGTTGCCGCTGCCGGCGTCACCGAGACGCAGCGCTACGACATCCGCGCCACCGCCCGCACGCTGATCGAGGCGCTACGCGCCAAGCACAAGGGCACGGGCGTCGAGGGTCTGGTGCAGGAGTATTCGCTGTCGAGCCAAGAAGGCGTTGCGCTGATGTGCCTTGCCGAAGCGCTGCTGCGCATTCCGGATACGGACACCCGTGACGCCCTGATCCGCGACAAGATTTCCGAGGGGGACTGGACCTCCCATATCGGCGGCGGCAAGTCGCTGTTCGTCAACGCGGCCACTTGGGGCCTCGTCGTCACCGGCAAGCTCACATCCACCGTCAACGACCGCGGTCTTTCCGCCGCGCTGACCCGTCTGATCGCACGCGCTGGCGAGCCGGTGATCCGCCGCGGCGTCGACATGGCGATGCGCATGATGGGCGAGCAGTTCGTCACCGGCGAGACGATCGAGGAAGCGCTGAAGCGCGCCAAGCCGCTGGAAGCCCGGGGTTTCCGCTATTCCTATGACATGCTGGGCGAAGCCGCGACCACCGGCGCCGATGCCGAGCGCTACTACCGCGACTACGAGAAGGCGATCCACGCGATCGGCACCGCATCGGCTGGCCGTGGCATCTATGACGGCCCCGGCATCTCCATCAAACTTTCGGCGCTGCACCCGCGCTACAGCCGCTCGCAGGCCGCGCGCGTCATGGACGAACTGCTGCCCAAGGTGAAGGCGCTCGCGGCGCTCGCCAAGAAATACGACATCGGCCTCAACATCGATGCGGAAGAAGCCGACCGGCTGGAGCTCTCCCTCGATCTGCTCGAAGGCCTCTGCTTCGATGCCGACCTTCAGGGCTGGAGCGGCCTCGGCTTCGTCGTGCAGGCCTATGGCAAGCGGTGCCCCTTCGTGCTCGATTTCATCATCGACCTCGCCCGCCGTTCCGGCCGGCGCGTCATGGTGCGCCTCGTCAAGGGCGCCTACTGGGATGCCGAGATCAAGCGCGCGCAGCTGGACGGCCTTGCGGACTTCCCGGTCTACACGCGAAAGATCCACACCGACGTCGCCTATGTCGCGTGCGCCCGCAAGCTGCTGGCAGCACCGGACGCCGTCTTCCCGCAGTTCGCCACCCACAATGCGCAAAGCCTCGCCACGATCTACCAGCTCGCCGGCCCCGACTTCGCCGTCGGCAAATACGAGTTCCAGTGCCTGCACGGCATGGGCGAGCCGCTCTATGACGAGGTTGTCGGCAAGGACAAGCTCGATCGCCCCTGCCGCATCTACGCGCCGGTCGGCACGCATGAGACGCTGCTGGCCTATCTCGTCCGCCGCCTCCTGGAAAACGGCGCCAACTCCTCCTTCGTCAACCGCATCTCGGACCCGAAGGTCTCCGTCGAATCGCTGATCGCCGACCCGGTCGACATCGTCGCCGCCATGCCGGTGGTCGGCGCGCCGCACGACCAGATCGCGCTGCCGAACGCCCTGTTCGGTAAGTCCCGCGAGAATTCCAAGGGTCTCGACCTTTCCAACGAAGAGACGCTTCACGGCCTGTCCGCCGAACTTGCCGGAACCGCCGCCAGAAAATGGCATGCAGCGCCCCTTCTCGCAGACGGCAAGGCCGGCGGCGAAACGCTCGACGTGCTGAACCCGGCGGACCATCGCGACGTGGTCGGCCGCATCACGCAGGCCAAGGTCGAAGACGCCGAGACCATCGTTGCCGCAGCGGCCGGTCATGTCGCCGCCTGGTCCACCGTTTCGCCGGCCGATCGTGCCGCCTGCCTCGACCGGGCAGCGGACATCATGGAAGGCCGCATCGAGCCGTTGATGGGCATCATCATGCGCGAAGCGGGCAAGTCGGCGGCCAATGCCATCGGCGAGGTCCGCGAGGCCGTCGATTTCCTGCGCTACTACGCCGAACAGGCCCGCCGCACGCTCGGTCCGTCCCACCTACCGCTTGGCCCGATCGTCTGCATCAGCCCGTGGAACTTCCCGCTCGCCATCTTCACCGGCCAGGTCGCAGCCGCCCTCGTTGCCGGCAACCCGGTGCTGGCGAAACCTGCCGAAGAAACGCCGATCATCGCCCATGAGAGCGTGAAGATCCTGCATGAGGCCGGCGTGCCGGTCGGCGCGCTGCAGTTCGTGCCCGGTGATGGCCGCCTCGGTGCCGCCCTCGTCGGCGCGCAAAAGACGGCCGGCGTGATGTTCACCGGCTCAACCGAAGTCGCCCGCCTCATCCAGGTGCAGCTTGCCGAGCGGTTGTCGGCCGGCGGCAAGCCGATCCCGCTGATCGCCGAAACCGGCGGCCAGAACGGCATGATCGTCGATTCCTCGGCACTCGCCGAACAGGTGGTCGCAGACGTCATTGCGTCGGCCTTCGACAGCGCCGGCCAGCGCTGCTCGGCGCTACGCGTGCTCTGCCTGCAGGACGACGTCGCCGACCGCACGCTCACCATGCTGAAGGGCGCCCTGCAGCAGTTGACGCTCGGCCGCACGGACAGCCTGCATGTCGATATCGGCCCGGTCATCACTGCCGAAGCCCGCGACGGGATCGCGAGCCACATCGAGCGCATGCGCGGCCTCGGCAACAAGGTCGAGCAGCTGCCGCTGCCGGCGATTGCCGAACACGGCACGTATGTCGCGCCGACCATCATCGAGATCAAGAAACTCTCCGATCTCCAGCGCGAAGTCTTCGGCCCTGTGCTGCACGTCATCCGCTTCCGTCGCGCGGATCTCGACAAGCTGATCGACGACATCAATGCCTCGGGCTACGGCCTGACCTTCGGCCTACACACGCGCCTCGACGAGACGATCGCGCATGTCACAAGCCGCATCAAGGCGGGCAACCTTTACGTCAACCGCAACATCATCGGCGCGGTCGTCGGGGTCCAGCCGTTCGGCGGACGCGGCCTGTCCGGCACCGGCCCGAAGGCTGGCGGCCCGCTCTATATCGGTCGCCTCGTGCAGAAGGCGCCGGTGCCTCCGCAGCAGGATTCGGTCCACACCGACCCGGCGTTGCGCGACTTCATCACGTGGCTCGACCGCAAGGGCAGGACGGCGGAAGGCGAGACCGCGCGCGGCTTCGCGAACCGCTCGGCCCTTGGCCTGCTGCGCGAACTCGCCGGCCCCGTCGGCGAGCGCAACCTCTACGCCCTGCACCCGCGCGGCCGCATCCTCCTGGTGCCCGAGAGCGAAACCGGATTGCTACGCCAGGTCGCTGCCGCGCTTGCAACCGGCAACGAGATCGCCATCAACGAGGTCGCATCCCTGAAGTCCACGCTGGCGGACCTGCCGACCTCGGTCGCCGCCCGCCTCTCGTGGACCTCCGACTGGGAAAAAGCCGGTCCGTTCGCCGGAGCGCTGGTGGAGGGCAATGCCGAAGCCGTACTCGCCGCCAACCGACGCATCGCCGCGCTCCCCGGCCCGCTGGTGCTGATGCAGGCGGCAACCACCGAGGAACTGGCAACCGACCCGGAAGCCTATTGCCTCAACTGGCTGCTGGAAGAGGTCTCGACCTCCATCAACACCGCCGCCGCCGGCGGCAATGCCAGCCTGATGTCGATCGGCTGA
- a CDS encoding Lrp/AsnC ligand binding domain-containing protein has product MEGDLPDIVQINGSLDAFDRKILEELAENGRISVAELAEKVGLSKTPCQNRFKRLITEGFIQGFKAILNPAKMNLDHIAFAEVKLTNTQEDALNSFNAAVRKIKEVEECHMIAGRFDYLLKIRTRDIKKYRLVLGERISNLPYVASTSTNVAMETVKERG; this is encoded by the coding sequence ATGGAGGGTGATTTGCCCGATATAGTGCAGATTAATGGGTCATTAGACGCGTTCGATCGAAAAATCCTCGAGGAACTCGCCGAGAACGGCCGCATCTCCGTGGCAGAGTTGGCGGAGAAGGTCGGCCTGTCGAAAACGCCATGCCAGAACCGGTTCAAGCGCTTGATCACGGAGGGCTTCATCCAGGGGTTCAAGGCGATCCTCAATCCGGCCAAGATGAACCTCGACCACATCGCCTTCGCCGAGGTGAAACTCACCAACACGCAGGAAGACGCGCTCAACAGTTTCAACGCGGCGGTGCGGAAGATCAAGGAGGTGGAGGAGTGCCACATGATCGCCGGCCGCTTCGATTATCTCCTGAAGATCCGCACGCGTGACATCAAGAAATACCGGCTGGTTCTCGGAGAGCGGATTTCCAACCTGCCCTATGTCGCAAGCACATCGACCAACGTGGCGATGGAGACGGTAAAGGAGCGCGGCTGA
- a CDS encoding DUF1989 domain-containing protein, translating into MKPRPITTAPADAAARKAIAPVVCYPVETLPRPDLSTYRALRDDLELVETVVVPPREAATWSVPAGHFCRIVSSEGPQVGDLNLFNANDLKERLFTGKTRALNGTHVGLGDQLFSNFPYLRPIATITHDTLDWYGFDDFGGSVHDVIGTRCDPYTHNLLSNGGQYHHCCHSNLTRAFAGKTGMPLREAEPYVHDVLNVFMCTGFTRDTGQYFMKASPVRPGDYLEFFAEIDLLGCMSACPGGDCSAQHSSDTAKCYPMVVEIYKAKGLPEGWAPPPVNGYDGTHGL; encoded by the coding sequence ATGAAGCCTCGTCCGATAACGACCGCACCGGCTGATGCCGCTGCCCGCAAGGCGATCGCGCCGGTGGTCTGCTACCCGGTCGAAACATTGCCGCGTCCGGATCTTTCGACCTATCGCGCCTTGCGAGACGATCTGGAACTGGTCGAAACCGTCGTCGTGCCGCCGCGCGAAGCGGCGACCTGGTCGGTGCCGGCAGGGCATTTCTGCCGCATCGTCTCCAGCGAGGGGCCGCAGGTCGGCGACCTCAACCTGTTCAACGCGAACGACCTCAAGGAACGGCTGTTCACCGGCAAGACGCGCGCGCTGAACGGCACCCATGTCGGCCTCGGCGACCAGCTGTTTTCCAATTTCCCGTATCTGCGCCCCATCGCCACCATCACGCACGACACGCTGGACTGGTATGGTTTCGACGACTTCGGCGGGTCGGTGCATGACGTGATCGGCACGCGGTGCGATCCCTATACGCACAATCTCTTGAGCAACGGCGGACAGTACCACCACTGCTGCCACTCGAACCTGACGCGCGCCTTTGCCGGAAAAACCGGCATGCCGCTGCGCGAGGCGGAGCCCTATGTGCACGACGTGCTGAACGTCTTCATGTGCACCGGCTTCACCCGCGATACGGGGCAGTATTTCATGAAGGCGAGCCCGGTGCGGCCGGGCGACTATCTGGAATTCTTTGCTGAGATCGACCTTCTCGGCTGCATGTCGGCCTGCCCGGGCGGGGATTGTTCGGCGCAGCACTCTTCCGATACGGCGAAGTGCTATCCGATGGTCGTCGAAATCTACAAGGCAAAGGGCCTGCCCGAAGGCTGGGCGCCGCCGCCGGTCAACGGCTACGACGGCACCCATGGTCTGTAG
- a CDS encoding glutamine cyclotransferase, with amino-acid sequence MTTSQADIIREYGPFPGGEPVHGVTYDGKNVWFASGDKVNAVDPDDGKLLRSIDVAAHAGTAYDGRHLFQIAEDRIRKIDPASGSVLATIPAPGNGGDSGLTWAEGFLWVGEYRSKQIHQIEPETGKVVRSIQSNRMVTGVTWVDGELWHGTWEGEESDLRRLDPETGAVLDTIVMPEGTGVSGLESDGADRFFCGGGSSGKIRAVRRPR; translated from the coding sequence ATGACGACGTCCCAGGCAGATATCATCCGCGAATACGGCCCCTTCCCCGGTGGCGAACCCGTCCACGGCGTGACCTATGACGGCAAGAACGTCTGGTTCGCCTCCGGCGACAAGGTCAATGCAGTCGACCCGGACGATGGCAAATTGTTGCGTTCAATCGACGTCGCCGCCCATGCCGGCACCGCCTATGACGGTCGCCACCTCTTCCAGATCGCCGAAGACCGCATCCGCAAGATCGATCCCGCCTCCGGCAGCGTGCTCGCCACCATTCCCGCTCCCGGCAACGGCGGTGACTCCGGCCTTACCTGGGCGGAGGGCTTTCTCTGGGTCGGCGAATATCGCAGCAAGCAGATCCACCAGATCGAACCAGAAACGGGCAAGGTCGTCCGCAGCATCCAGAGCAACCGCATGGTGACGGGCGTAACCTGGGTGGATGGCGAACTCTGGCACGGCACGTGGGAAGGCGAGGAAAGCGACCTTCGTCGTCTCGACCCGGAAACCGGTGCCGTGCTCGACACCATCGTCATGCCCGAAGGAACCGGTGTGTCCGGTCTCGAATCCGATGGCGCCGATCGCTTCTTCTGCGGCGGCGGGAGCAGCGGAAAGATCCGCGCCGTCCGCCGCCCGCGTTAA
- a CDS encoding DNA-binding protein: MDSMITAAARALATGDPLGALNRVALRDDAPALALRGIAMAQLGDLDRAKVLLKSAASAFGPREAVARARCVVAEAEIALVSRDLTWPVKALAAAGATLTAHGDWLNAAHARTLAIRRLLLIGRLDDAATLLADVDPATLPPPLRAAHELAAAGIAIRRLRMATARDAFQRAIEAARQARIPALIEEVQADAAILQKPAARLIANGAERSLLPDEVEALLATDSLVVDACRHVLRCGETKLSLATRPILFSLLRTLAEAFPHDASRETLLLRAFRARHADESHRARLRVEMGRLRAELASLADITATRDGFLLAPRDGQPVAVLAPPLDEPHADVLALFADGEAWSSSALAIALGSSARTVQRALEQLSAAGKVQSIGRGRTQRWLTPTPGAFSTLLLLPGPLPGG; the protein is encoded by the coding sequence ATGGACTCGATGATCACGGCCGCTGCCCGCGCCCTTGCCACCGGCGATCCGCTCGGCGCGCTGAACCGCGTGGCGCTACGCGACGATGCCCCGGCGCTGGCGTTGCGCGGCATCGCAATGGCACAGCTTGGCGATCTCGACCGGGCGAAAGTCCTGCTGAAAAGTGCGGCCAGTGCCTTCGGCCCACGCGAGGCCGTGGCGCGTGCGCGTTGCGTCGTTGCCGAAGCCGAGATTGCCCTCGTCTCACGCGATCTGACCTGGCCAGTGAAGGCGCTTGCCGCGGCCGGCGCGACACTGACGGCACATGGCGACTGGCTGAATGCGGCACACGCCCGCACCCTTGCTATCCGCCGCCTGCTCTTGATCGGCCGGCTGGACGATGCCGCAACCTTGCTCGCTGACGTCGATCCCGCCACCCTGCCCCCGCCACTGCGCGCCGCCCATGAATTGGCGGCGGCCGGCATTGCGATCCGCCGGTTGCGCATGGCGACCGCGCGCGATGCCTTTCAACGCGCCATCGAGGCCGCCCGGCAGGCACGCATCCCGGCCCTCATCGAAGAAGTGCAGGCCGACGCCGCGATCCTGCAAAAACCGGCAGCGCGCCTGATTGCGAACGGTGCGGAACGCTCGCTGCTTCCGGATGAAGTCGAGGCGCTACTGGCCACGGACAGTCTGGTCGTCGACGCCTGCCGCCATGTCCTGCGCTGTGGAGAGACCAAGCTGTCGCTGGCGACGCGACCCATCCTCTTCTCCCTGCTGCGCACGCTCGCCGAAGCCTTTCCGCACGATGCCAGCCGGGAAACCCTGCTGCTTCGCGCCTTCCGCGCCAGACATGCCGATGAATCGCATCGCGCCCGCCTGCGCGTGGAAATGGGCCGGCTGCGTGCCGAACTGGCTTCCCTGGCAGACATCACCGCCACCAGGGACGGCTTCCTGCTGGCGCCGCGCGATGGCCAACCGGTCGCCGTGCTCGCGCCCCCGCTCGATGAACCGCATGCCGACGTGCTGGCGCTCTTTGCCGATGGGGAAGCGTGGTCCAGTTCGGCGCTCGCCATCGCGCTCGGCAGCAGCGCCCGCACGGTACAGCGCGCACTCGAACAGCTTTCCGCAGCGGGAAAGGTGCAGTCGATCGGCCGCGGGCGCACCCAGCGCTGGCTGACGCCGACGCCCGGTGCTTTCTCGACACTCTTGTTACTCCCGGGTCCGCTGCCAGGCGGTTAA
- a CDS encoding thioredoxin family protein, which produces MRNQVVSHEDWLKARLDLLAEEKEFTRKREALTRRRMAMPWERVEKHYEFQGPNGRQSLEELFEGRSQLLVYHFMLGPDWQEGCTHCSFWADNFNGIPIHLAQRDVTFKAISRAPFEKIEAYRQRMGWSFPWVSSGGSDFNFDYQASATAEELADGRATYNFQIRSNTMSEMVGVSVFYRSGPGEVYHTYSCYARGVEMVNGAYHFLDLVPKGRDEDGLRYPMEWVKRHDQY; this is translated from the coding sequence ATGCGCAATCAAGTCGTTTCGCACGAGGACTGGCTGAAGGCCCGCCTTGACCTGCTCGCCGAAGAGAAGGAATTCACCCGAAAGCGCGAGGCGCTGACCCGCCGCCGCATGGCGATGCCCTGGGAACGGGTGGAGAAACACTACGAATTCCAGGGGCCGAACGGCCGGCAATCGCTGGAAGAGCTGTTCGAGGGGCGCTCACAGCTCCTCGTCTATCACTTCATGCTCGGTCCCGACTGGCAGGAGGGCTGCACGCATTGCTCCTTCTGGGCGGACAATTTCAACGGCATCCCGATCCATCTTGCCCAGCGCGACGTGACCTTCAAAGCGATCTCGCGTGCGCCATTCGAAAAGATCGAGGCCTATCGGCAACGCATGGGCTGGAGTTTCCCCTGGGTGTCGTCGGGCGGCAGTGATTTCAACTTCGATTACCAGGCTTCCGCCACAGCGGAGGAGCTCGCAGACGGCCGCGCCACCTACAATTTTCAGATTCGTTCGAACACGATGTCGGAAATGGTCGGCGTCAGCGTCTTTTACAGGAGCGGGCCGGGCGAGGTGTACCACACCTATTCCTGCTACGCACGCGGTGTCGAGATGGTGAACGGTGCCTATCACTTCCTCGACCTCGTGCCGAAGGGCCGCGACGAGGACGGCCTTCGCTATCCGATGGAATGGGTGAAGCGGCACGATCAGTATTGA
- a CDS encoding MFS transporter — MIHTHYRWVIVAAGGLLGCIAIGAMFSLPVFLLPIAKDTGWSVTGVSTAMTIGFLAMAFASMFWGGLSDRVGPRPVVLAGSVLLAASLGLASIATSLVAFQFVFGLLVGVAAAAVFAPMMACVTGWFDTHRSLAVSLVSAGMGMAPMTMAPFAAWLVSLHDWRTSMQIIAVVVAVVMIPTTFLIRRPPALEAGGEGLAEMDEAQEGMTTRDVMKSPQFIILCLTNFFCCATHSGPIFHTVSYAITCGIPMIAAVSIYSVEGLAGMGGRIAFGILGDRFGAKHILVLGLLAQAFGALAYVFAGGLASFYVVAAIFGFIYAGVMPLYAVIARENFPLRLMGTVIGGTAMAGSLGMALGPVAGGLIYDTFASYTWLYAGSAGIGIGAFLIAMTFKPVPKAREALAVA, encoded by the coding sequence ATGATCCATACGCATTATCGCTGGGTGATCGTCGCTGCGGGCGGCCTGCTCGGCTGCATCGCCATCGGCGCGATGTTTTCGCTGCCGGTCTTCCTGCTGCCGATCGCCAAGGATACCGGCTGGTCGGTGACCGGCGTTTCCACCGCCATGACCATCGGCTTCCTCGCCATGGCCTTCGCCAGCATGTTCTGGGGCGGGCTTTCCGACCGCGTGGGACCGCGGCCGGTGGTGCTGGCCGGCTCGGTGCTTCTGGCGGCGAGCCTTGGGCTTGCCAGCATCGCGACGTCTTTGGTCGCCTTTCAGTTCGTCTTTGGCCTGCTTGTGGGCGTGGCGGCGGCAGCGGTCTTCGCGCCGATGATGGCCTGCGTGACGGGCTGGTTCGACACGCATCGCAGCCTCGCCGTGTCGCTGGTTTCGGCGGGCATGGGCATGGCGCCGATGACCATGGCACCCTTCGCTGCCTGGCTGGTTTCCCTGCATGACTGGCGAACCTCGATGCAGATCATCGCGGTCGTCGTCGCTGTGGTGATGATCCCGACGACGTTCTTGATCCGGCGCCCGCCGGCACTGGAGGCGGGCGGTGAAGGCCTTGCAGAGATGGATGAGGCGCAAGAAGGCATGACGACGCGCGACGTGATGAAATCACCGCAGTTCATTATCCTGTGCCTGACGAACTTCTTCTGCTGCGCCACCCATTCGGGGCCGATCTTCCACACGGTGAGCTACGCCATCACCTGCGGCATCCCGATGATCGCGGCGGTCTCGATCTACAGTGTCGAGGGCCTCGCCGGCATGGGCGGCCGTATCGCGTTCGGCATCCTAGGCGACCGGTTCGGCGCCAAGCACATCCTGGTGCTCGGTCTGCTCGCGCAGGCTTTTGGCGCGCTCGCCTATGTCTTTGCCGGCGGGCTCGCCTCGTTCTACGTCGTCGCCGCGATCTTCGGCTTCATCTATGCCGGCGTCATGCCGCTCTACGCGGTGATTGCGCGGGAAAACTTTCCGCTGCGGTTGATGGGCACGGTTATCGGCGGAACTGCCATGGCGGGAAGCCTCGGCATGGCGCTGGGTCCTGTCGCCGGCGGGCTGATCTACGATACCTTCGCCAGCTATACGTGGCTCTATGCCGGCTCCGCGGGCATCGGCATCGGCGCCTTCCTGATCGCCATGACGTTCAAGCCGGTGCCGAAGGCGCGGGAAGCGCTGGCGGTTGCTTGA